The genomic stretch CAGGCAGGCGCCTTTCAGATAGCAAGAGTTCAGTTAAGGGTTTACCGACAGAACTGAAACTCAGAATCTAAACAGAAACTCAACATCTTTTCCAGGTGTGTTAGCAAACACATTGTTACAGTAAAGTCACCCATGAGTACCTGAATCTAGATTCCCCTAAATTACTTTGGGTCGCTCTCTGCAATGTGTTTCTCTCAAAATGATGGCCTTGAGATGTTTCTGGTTAACAGCTTAGAtgattctgtgagtgtgttacaCATTGTGGCACCTGAGGCCCCTGTGGTAATTCCAGCTGAATCAAATCACGTAAAGACTTTCTTTCATGGATCTCACGAGACCAAATATGATAAAATCATCATACAGTAGtgatacaaaaaaaatacaatgcaCATGTATGCAAATTAAGCCGTTTTATTGATTAGGATTTTGTTTGTATGATTGCTTTGTTTGTAGTAAAGTTTGAAAATTACAATATTGTAATGTTTTGGTATTTGTGTAAGGATTTTTCCAGTATTTTAGTGTACATTTGCTTTTTTACAACAAAGAGGTAGAAGTGTTCAACTCAGCACACAATGTTCTTTCAGGGTCTGCTAAgatttcagggtttttttcttgctctctcttgccgTCTCGTTGGCTGATGAGTTTCTTGCAGCATGGTGGATGATTTCCTGTGTTTTGCACAACCTGTGTTGGCAGCGGTAGTTTCAGTTGGGTGTGAAGATATTTTTAGTATGCATATTCCAATTGTAACATATAGTATCTATAGTATGAGACATACTATCTCCAGCACATATAGCATTCTAAATTATTGTTCATTTCATGGGGAGGAATGGCTACTAAGcaagtggatttttttttttagaatggaACAATGTTCGTTTCTAATTTTTGCTTCCTAGATGCCAAAAAGCACAGcacaattttttttaataattattattatttttatacaAGCACAGCACAGTTTAGATATTTGACATGTGTTATATCAAGTGCACTGCTCTTCTTGTGTACCACTACTCCACAGTATATTGATGAGCGAAAACCTTTTATAAACACTGTACAAATGCGGAACATTTAGGATgttacctacagtactgtaggaaGAAGCTTATGCTATGTGTTTTAGGGTCATGCATGTGAATGTGAGAAGTTATTAGTTGTCCCTCTTGTAGATTTATGAGCCGTATTTCATCGTTTTTTTGCGTTTTGGATAAAAATATTCAAACTAACATAAGTGTACTTTCTAAAGGTCGAGTACTTACTCAAGAAGGTTTTCATGGCGATGAGTATGGAGCTCAACTGTGTGGAACTGGAGGATTTCTTATCCCAGGAGTCAGTAGTCCAAAATGGATTTACCGTGTGGGCATTCCTGGAAATGATGAATTCTGGAAAGTTGACCAGGGGCATCACTAAGGAAACAGTCACCATGGCAGTCGAGGAAGTTTACAGAGAAATAGTTGGAGATGTGCTTAAAGAGGTACCATGGagaaaacacataaacattaCGTTCTTCCCATCATTTTCACACTTGTCTCAATACCATGTCCACCATAACACTTTTCACCATATCTGGCTATTGCTAAATGCTATCAGTAACCTATCCAAAATGCCACTTCTCTCAGTTCACCACCATCAAAACTTTTCCAGACATTTTCATACTCTGTTTAAAATCATTTTAGTTAAACAGCAACAAAACTAGAGATAGAACTGGGCTATAttgcacacacaaattaaaGTAAACTCTGGAGATAAGAAAGTAGAAGCCATTGGTCTGCATTCAAATCCATCTCCGCTGTTTGCATGGCCACAGAaataaacatcaacacacatggAACACAAAACAGCACCTGCAAAACTTGCAAACCGACACGCTAATAGATAATAGATAATCTACAGTAATAgatcaataaaataaaacaaaaggctCAGGCATGTGTTTGTAAAGCTCACAGTGAAGAAGAGTTGGCATGATGAGAAAGTGGGCCTGGTGTTGAGACAAGCATGAAAATGACTGGAAATAAAAAACTGCAATCTGCCCAAACTGACTGCTTCGTCATGTTCTCTGAACTAACATGTATTTAAATGCATTGATTGATTCAAGGGATACCTGTGGAAGAAAAGTCAGTTGAGGAGGAACTGGAAAGAACGGTGGTTCACTCTGAAACCCAACAGCCTTTCATATTACACCAACGAGGACCGCAAGGACTGCAAGGGAAGCATCACACTGGACACAAACTGTTGTGTGGAGGTGGGCAGCCTCTGAGCTAACCGCTGTTGTATGCTTAAGCGTATGCTTGTGGTTTATAGTGTTTTGAAGAAGCTTTTATTGCATTACTAACAGCAATAGTAGAAGACATGCAGAAGACACCCCTCTGACATTCTGGAAGGCAATATAACAAAAAGGGAACATAGAGAAGAATATACTTAACCTATAGATACAGTGcatacatcacatacacacacagacacacacagacacatacagaaacacacatacacacacacacacacacacacacacacacacacacacacacacacacacacacacacacacacacacacacacacacacacagtaaacagctCTGGACAAATTGAGAGAGTACATACATATGGGTGTGGGTATCTGCGTGTGATAAAGAGCAAACAGATGGCCCTAACAGATACCTATGGCCCTGACTATGTCTGTGATATTGGACAGGTGCTACCGgacagagatggaaagagatgtATGTTCTGTCTGAAAACCGTTTCGAAGACATATGAGATGAGTGCTTCTGACACCAGACAGAGGCAAGAGTGGACATCAGGTATGTGCTTTGTACTGTACGTTTGTGTTTTAAGTTCCAGATGTCCATTCCGAGGAAGTTTCATTTCTTGTAGTGtagctccttctccctctcccaacTGACATATTGAAGCATTAACAACATCTTTACCTCACTGTCAAACACATGCTTTTACTCCATCTAGTGTGCTTGTGATGTGTCTTAAATAAACACGCCAACTCTTTGGGAAATGATCTTGCTGTCTACCCCAGAGTGAGATAGGATACATACCCTTCTCTTCTCCGTGCATGCAGTAACCCAGACTGATGCTGATACCCAACTCGAGTATGTTCCTAGTATCTTATTCACATTTACTAGCACTGGGTGGATACTTTTCTCAGGACTTATTAAGGGCGTCTAGCCTAGGAAACTCCCGCAGATAATGACCATCTCCCAGCTGGGCCCCATCTACTGTTATGAAGATGCTATGTGGGTGCTATTAGCTTCTTGCTATCATGTAGATGCACAGTTGCTTCATCACAGCTGTCTTGGTACACATGTGTTTATGTAATATTGATTTCGATATTGATCTTGATTTTAATTTCCTGTGGTATAGTTCTTGCCACTGTTACTACAAACTTGTAATCTGTGTCAAAGGCCATCCAATAACACATCTATTCGCTGAGTGTTATCATGTTatcgctctcctctctgtctgtttctctctcctcttctctctctcgctctctctttctctcattccttttctctcctcccatctctcatctctttttctctctctttctctctctctctccttttttctccttccgtctctctctcgtctctgtttctctctctcctcttctctctctctctctttctctctgtctctctctctctctccttttctctcccctcatctctctctcatctctctctcccgtctctCCGCAGCCATCCAGACGGCCATCCGGCTGCAGGCGGAGGGCAAGACGTCGCTGCACAAGGACCTGAAGCTGAAGCGGCGCGAGCAGCGCGAGCAGAAGGAGCAGCGGCGCAAGGCCAaggagcaggagctgcagcGGCTGCAGGCCCTGCAGGAGGAGAAGCAGCGCAAGCTGGCCGAGCTGGAGCTGCTGAAGGAGGCGCAGCGGCAGGCGCAGGCCCTCATGGAGCAGGACGAGCTGCGCCGCCGCCAGCAGTAcgagcagctgcagcagggccTGGAGGTGCAGCTGCGCGAGGCCGAGGAGGTGAGCCcgctggagggggtggggggggtggggaggtgttGGCCCGGAGGTGGGGAGGTGTGGTGGGGAGCGTGttggtggtgagggtggggaGGGTTGAGCTGGGGAggatggaggtggggagggtggtgttggtggtggtgatggaggtggtggtgtttaCTTCATTCTCTCGAGTTTTAGTCCAACATGATCAATATTGTAAGTGCAGATAGGAGGGTTTCTACagggtcttaaaaagtctaCATTCAAATACTACACACAGATCCTAAATATGAAATCAGCCTCATTCATAATAGTCTTGAATGGTCTTAAAAGTCTTAAATATAACTTGCAGAAACTTTGCAAATAGTTTACTTGTGATTATGCGTTTCTACACACGATTTCCTCAGTGCTTCATTTGGGTGCTCATGACATCATCAGTGAGAAGGCtggtggagggaggaaggaaaggCATGTGCGGTGAAGTGCAGTGAGAAAAGGGAAGAGTGGATATGACTTTGGTGAGGGGTGATGTGGACATCTGTTTGCTAAAGAGTTAGCAGAGAGGGGAAGCGTTTGTGGATATTGCCATGCAGTGCCTGAGGTATCAATGTGATATAAGTACTGGCTTTACAGGCATCTGCATCACATATTATGTGTCATtctgacaatgtgtgtgtgtgtgtgtgtgtgtgtgtgtgtgtgtgtgtgtgtgtgtgtgtgtgtgtgtgtgtgtgtgtgtatgtgtgtgtacatgcttacgtgtgtgtgtgtgtgtgtgtgtgtgtgtgcgtgtgtgtgtgtgtgtgtgtgtgtgtgtgtgtgtgtgtgtgtacgtccagGCTCGGGCCAACATGGAGGCGGAGATGGTTCTGAAGGAGGCGGAGGCGGAGAAGCAGCGGCAGCGCATCGTGGAGCTGGAGGACATGCAGCAGCGGCTGGAGGAGGCCCTGCAGCAGGAGATCAAAGCGCGCCAGGACGAGGAGGCCTTCCGCTACGCGCAGGCCAGGTAGCGTAGCATAGCTTATATGTGTTATATGTGTATTACAGGTAGCATAGCATAGCTTATATGTGTTATATGTGTATTACAGGTAGCATAGCATAgcttatgtgtgttatgtgtgtattacaggtagcgtagcatagcttatgtgtgttatgtgtgtattacaggtagcgtagcatagcttatgtgtgatatgtgtgtattACAGGTAGCATAGCATAGCTTATGTGTAGGGGTCATCcttatgttccccgggtcctatgttccccggttttcccaaaaagggtcctatgttccccggtatgtgctgcgaccggggaacataggaccctttttgggaaaaccgtGGAACATATGACCCTTTCTAAAAAGGTCCTATGTTTcccagtcccatacaaagtggggcacatacagtaggacctggggaacataggtacgctccctaTGTGTATTATATGTGTATCACaggtagcatagttggctatagcttatgtgtgttatgtgtgtattaCAGGTTGCATAGTGTAGTTTATGTGTGTTATGGGTGTATTACAGGTAGCATAATATAGCttatgtgtattatgtgtgtattACAGGTCGCATAGTATAGCTtatgtgtagtatgtgtgtattacaGGTAGCATAGTATACAGTAgattatgtgtgttatgtgtgtattacatgtactgtagcataatATAGCTtatgtgtagtatgtgtgtattacaGGTAGCATAGTATAGCTTATGtgtattatatgtgtgtattaCAGGTAGCATAATACAGCTTATGTGTATTATGTAACTGTTGTGTTCGTATCGTAGTGTTTTTCAGTCAAGTCATCAGGGGCATGT from Sardina pilchardus chromosome 7, fSarPil1.1, whole genome shotgun sequence encodes the following:
- the def6a gene encoding differentially expressed in FDCP 6 homolog: MDLRSELLKSIWYAFTALDIEKSGKVSKSQLKVLSHNLCTVLSIPHDPVALDEHFRDDDDGPVSNQGYMPYLNKYILDKVVPGSFVKEDVDNLCWTLTAKKNYHQGGIKILPKDDAFRLWCLFNFLSEDKYPLVMVPDEVEYLLKKVFMAMSMELNCVELEDFLSQESVVQNGFTVWAFLEMMNSGKLTRGITKETVTMAVEEVYREIVGDVLKEGYLWKKSQLRRNWKERWFTLKPNSLSYYTNEDRKDCKGSITLDTNCCVEVLPDRDGKRCMFCLKTVSKTYEMSASDTRQRQEWTSAIQTAIRLQAEGKTSLHKDLKLKRREQREQKEQRRKAKEQELQRLQALQEEKQRKLAELELLKEAQRQAQALMEQDELRRRQQYEQLQQGLEVQLREAEEARANMEAEMVLKEAEAEKQRQRIVELEDMQQRLEEALQQEIKARQDEEAFRYAQARLLSEEEEKMKALMKLQEEQEVYIQKTQREKQELRQEMEHKSRFLEDAQKQLEEVRANRHRVDQDVVAAQRKLRQASTNVKHWNVQMNRLMHPIGPGEKRPSVGGSFSSFKIPSQKDPALRLRVKSEEPDEESKENVDSSSGHEEERRLSQSFNGSMDIP